From Lytechinus variegatus isolate NC3 chromosome 16, Lvar_3.0, whole genome shotgun sequence, the proteins below share one genomic window:
- the LOC121430098 gene encoding putative uncharacterized protein CXorf58, translated as MDPVRSSSRSTINVTLPSQHSGSVTGSAEKRANKQAAVPEKNEELTHLLAARSIERCWCSYRDKQMFKLLKHAVCAAEHSMTYEILRKVAPNEAHLLKDKSMKARVRFRFAGSEFPPVILFKIFTHTEGRGLKYFSGKKIIKPASDASVDACREMGHRKFYDQMIADTCQHERDKITDEIDVTTVKDYMQYISNLDEMPAYMGGRENLWRKLDLNVLPRTTILYDIIDYLNRGSISDRLRPEIPLLTTRPLTQEEQLKHIKLISKLRTPLLSPIPSGSVAPSRGPSPGVTSRRSRQARQRASKMRKMYMSPTEDPDMVPQNTARTERLPGPDNDQSSPTPRHLDHHGNYGDAFDGEVEEWEDEADKLYTWTQNLSVDDIGLTPS; from the exons ATGGATCCTGTCAGGAGTTCAAGCCGATCAACAATTAATGTGACCTTACCGAGTCAACACAGCGGCAGTGTCACAGGATCAGCTGAGAAACGTGCAAATAAACAAGCTGcagtaccagaaaaaaatgaaga GTTGACACATCTATTAGCAGCAAGATCAATAGAAAGATGCTGGTGTTCCTACAGGGATAAACAGATGTTCAAACTTCTCAAACATGCAGTATGTGCAGCA GAACATTCCATGACGTATGAAATTCTGAGGAAAGTTGCTCCTAATGAAGCACACTTGCTGAAAGACAAAAGTATGAAAGCCAGGGTGCGTTTCAG ATTTGCAGGCTCAGAATTTCCACCTgtgattttattcaaaatcttcACGCACACTGAAGGCCGTGGACTCAAGTATTTCAGTGGAAAGAAAATCATCAAGCCAGCATCAGAT gcATCAGTTGATGCATGCAGGGAGATGGGTCATCGCAAATTTTATGATCAGATGATAGCAGACACTTGTCAGCACGAAAGAGATAAGATCACAGATGAGATCGATGTAACTACTGTTAAAGACTATATGCAG TATATTAGCAACCTGGATGAGATGCCTGCATATATGGGAGGAAGAGAGAATCTGTGGAGAAAGTTGGATCTAAATG TTCTTCCGAGGACGACCATTCTCTATGACATCATTGATTACCTGAATCGTGGTTCAATATCTGATCGTTTGAGACCTGAGATTCCTCTTCTTACAACCAGGCCTCTGACTCAGGAGGAGCAGCTGAAACACATCAAGCTCATCTCAAAACTAAG GACCCCTCTCTTGAGCCCCATCCCATCTGGGAGTGTAGCGCCCTCTCGTGGTCCATCTCCTGGAGTGACTTCAAGACGTTCTCGGCAGGCTAGACAACGGGCATCAAAGATGAGGAAGATGTATATGTCTCCTACTGAG GATCCAGACATGGTACCACAGAACACCGCTCGCACAGAGAGATTACCCGGCCCAGACAACGATCAGTCCTCTCCGACTCCTCGTCATCTTGATCACCATGGCAACTATGGAGATGCCTTTGACGGTGAGGTAGAGGAGTGGGAGGATGAAGCCGATAAGCTGTATACCTGGACGCAGAATCTATCAGTGGACGATATAGGTCTCACGCCATCATGA